One part of the Sphingobium yanoikuyae genome encodes these proteins:
- a CDS encoding flavin reductase family protein translates to MQFDMRSLPMATRYKIVNSTITPRPIAWVTTRSEAGVVNAAPYSFFNCVGTEPPLVALGLLKEPMSRGLKNTATNIVATGEFVVNLVCEDDAEKMNHCSVDAPADVSEIDYAGIETAPSVLVAPPLIASSPVSFECRKVAAMDIGTMQTVIIGEIVMAHVRDEFITDRERVYFDTPAMKLIGRTHGSGWYVRNGDSFQMDRPRYDPARLTGKE, encoded by the coding sequence ATGCAGTTCGACATGCGCAGCCTGCCGATGGCGACCCGCTACAAGATCGTCAATTCGACTATCACCCCGCGTCCGATCGCCTGGGTCACCACCCGGTCCGAGGCTGGCGTGGTCAATGCCGCACCCTACAGCTTCTTCAACTGCGTCGGCACCGAGCCGCCGCTGGTGGCGCTGGGCCTGCTGAAGGAGCCGATGTCGCGCGGCCTGAAGAACACGGCGACCAATATCGTCGCCACCGGCGAGTTTGTCGTGAACCTGGTGTGCGAGGATGATGCCGAGAAGATGAACCATTGCAGCGTCGATGCGCCGGCCGATGTTAGCGAGATCGACTATGCCGGGATCGAGACCGCGCCGTCGGTGCTGGTCGCGCCGCCACTGATCGCCAGCAGTCCGGTCAGCTTCGAATGCCGCAAGGTCGCGGCGATGGACATCGGCACGATGCAGACGGTGATCATCGGCGAGATCGTCATGGCGCATGTCCGCGACGAATTCATCACCGATCGTGAGCGTGTCTATTTCGACACGCCGGCGATGAAACTGATCGGCCGCACCCATGGCAGCGGCTGGTATGTGCGCAACGGCGACAGTTTCCAGATGGACCGGCCGCGTTATGATCCGGCGCGGCTGACGGGCAAGGAATGA
- the pncB gene encoding nicotinate phosphoribosyltransferase produces MVFTDIATRTYNHNWRLDPIVRSLLDTDFYKLLMLQMIRQQHPDVQTTFKLINRTHHVRLADIIDEGELRAQLDHARSLRFGKKELIWLAGNSFYGRTQMFSPDFIAWLADFRLPEYELRQVDGQYELRFHGLWIDTMMWEIPALAIINELRSRAAMKGRGRFALDVLYARAKAKLWEKVERLSALPDLVISDFGTRRRHGFLWQRWCVEALKEGLGDRFIGSSNVLLAMDADLEAIGTNAHELPMVQAALAPDDAALARAPCAVLEQWQAHYGGNLRIALPDAFGTAAFLNDAPDWVADWTGFRPDSAPPIEAGEQIIRWWQEKGRDPRSKLLIFSDGMDVDSIEATYRHFHGRVRMSFGWGTNLTNDFRGCAPFETDGLDPISLVCKVVDANGRPAVKLSDNPAKATGDPAEIDRYLRIFGDDGRKTVAVQV; encoded by the coding sequence ATGGTCTTCACCGATATCGCCACCCGCACCTACAACCATAATTGGCGGCTCGACCCGATCGTCCGCAGCCTGCTCGACACCGATTTCTACAAGCTGCTGATGCTGCAGATGATCCGGCAGCAGCATCCCGATGTCCAGACCACCTTCAAGCTGATCAACCGCACCCACCATGTGCGCCTGGCCGACATCATCGATGAAGGCGAACTGCGCGCCCAGCTCGACCACGCCCGCTCCCTACGGTTCGGCAAGAAGGAATTGATCTGGCTGGCGGGCAACAGCTTCTATGGCCGCACCCAGATGTTCAGCCCGGATTTCATCGCCTGGCTCGCCGACTTTCGCCTGCCGGAATATGAGCTGCGTCAGGTCGATGGCCAATATGAGCTGCGCTTCCACGGGCTCTGGATCGACACGATGATGTGGGAGATCCCGGCACTCGCGATCATCAACGAATTGCGATCGCGCGCGGCGATGAAGGGGCGTGGCCGCTTCGCGCTCGACGTGCTCTATGCCCGTGCCAAGGCGAAATTGTGGGAAAAGGTCGAGCGCCTGAGCGCCCTGCCCGATCTCGTCATCTCCGACTTCGGCACACGCCGTCGCCACGGCTTCCTGTGGCAGCGCTGGTGCGTCGAGGCGCTGAAGGAAGGTCTGGGCGACCGCTTCATCGGCTCGTCCAACGTGCTGCTGGCGATGGACGCCGATCTGGAAGCGATCGGCACCAACGCGCATGAATTGCCGATGGTCCAGGCGGCACTGGCGCCAGACGATGCAGCACTGGCCCGCGCGCCCTGTGCGGTTCTGGAACAATGGCAGGCCCATTACGGCGGCAATCTGCGCATCGCCCTGCCCGATGCGTTCGGCACCGCCGCCTTCCTGAATGATGCGCCGGACTGGGTGGCCGACTGGACCGGCTTCCGCCCCGACAGCGCCCCGCCGATCGAGGCGGGCGAACAGATCATCCGCTGGTGGCAGGAAAAGGGGCGTGACCCGCGCAGCAAGCTACTGATCTTTTCCGATGGCATGGATGTCGACAGTATCGAGGCGACCTATCGCCACTTCCACGGCCGCGTGCGCATGAGTTTTGGCTGGGGCACCAATCTCACCAATGATTTTCGTGGCTGCGCTCCGTTCGAAACCGACGGGCTCGATCCGATCTCACTGGTGTGCAAGGTGGTGGACGCCAATGGTCGCCCGGCGGTCAAGCTGTCGGACAATCCCGCCAAGGCGACCGGCGATCCGGCCGAGATCGACCGCTATCTGCGCATTTTCGGCGACGACGGGCGAAAGACGGTCGCCGTCCAGGTCTAG
- a CDS encoding PQQ-dependent dehydrogenase, methanol/ethanol family → MKGRVSTAVAILALASGLVACGADSAAPGGPTANWSSFGGDDKEQHYSALDQISADNVGKLGLAWSYDIDTYDSYTQPLAIDGVLYFAVGLSVVHALDAKTGKLLWQYDPDVASQPEAKWRMRAGWGTRGIAYKDGLIYTATREGRLIAVDAKTGKPRWSVQTLDEAENGYITGPPWVAGDKIVVGFGGADYSPTRGYVTAYDAKTGKKAWRWFVVPGDPAKGFENKAMEAAAKTWTGEWWKFGGGGTVWHAMAYDAKYDRIYLGTGNGWPWNQKIRSPGGGDNLYLASIVAIDVKTGEYAWHYQVNPENSHDFNDAMDIELADIEIGGKMRSVLMHAPKNGFFYALDRETGKFISAGEFAKQNWAKRIDPVTGRPEINPEAQYPNGKPFMMYPFPNGAHGVQAMAFSPKTNLSYIPVMEGGRVFVDPANVKDWTYKPGMMVNTGLGAPPANLVPPAAVSKLVAFDVANNKVAWSVPQPGVFNGGIMATGGGLLFQGTNDGNFNAYSATDGRKLWSFPAQNGILSAPISYTVGGKQYVSVITGFRSSFPNVPNWDYRQQQRRVLTFAIGGTKALPKFEPVDEPIQDDPAFIVDAAKAKVGGGIYNSSCVICHGAGMMAGGAAPDLRKSAVPLDAETFKSVVHDGALMARGMGAFEQLSDADLEGLRHYIRQRARETAPKAN, encoded by the coding sequence ATGAAGGGAAGAGTGTCGACGGCCGTGGCGATCCTGGCTCTGGCGAGCGGGCTGGTCGCCTGCGGAGCGGACAGCGCAGCGCCGGGCGGACCGACCGCCAACTGGTCCAGCTTTGGCGGCGACGACAAGGAGCAGCATTATAGCGCGCTCGACCAGATCAGCGCCGACAATGTCGGCAAGCTCGGCCTCGCCTGGTCCTATGATATCGACACCTATGACAGCTATACCCAGCCGCTAGCGATAGATGGCGTGCTCTATTTCGCGGTCGGCCTGTCGGTCGTCCATGCGCTCGACGCCAAGACCGGCAAGTTGCTTTGGCAATATGATCCCGATGTGGCGAGCCAGCCGGAGGCGAAATGGCGGATGCGCGCCGGCTGGGGCACGCGCGGCATCGCCTATAAGGACGGGCTGATCTATACCGCCACCCGCGAAGGCCGGCTGATCGCGGTCGACGCCAAGACCGGCAAGCCGCGCTGGTCGGTCCAGACGCTGGACGAGGCGGAAAACGGCTATATCACCGGCCCGCCATGGGTCGCCGGCGACAAGATCGTGGTCGGCTTTGGCGGCGCGGATTACAGCCCGACCCGCGGCTATGTGACCGCCTATGATGCCAAGACCGGCAAGAAGGCGTGGCGCTGGTTCGTGGTGCCGGGCGATCCGGCCAAGGGCTTCGAGAACAAGGCGATGGAGGCGGCGGCCAAGACCTGGACCGGTGAATGGTGGAAGTTCGGCGGGGGCGGCACGGTGTGGCATGCCATGGCCTATGACGCCAAATATGACCGAATCTACCTGGGCACGGGCAATGGCTGGCCGTGGAACCAGAAGATCCGTTCGCCCGGCGGCGGCGACAATCTCTATCTCGCCTCGATCGTGGCGATCGACGTGAAGACCGGGGAATATGCCTGGCACTATCAGGTGAACCCGGAAAACAGCCACGATTTCAACGATGCGATGGATATCGAGCTGGCCGATATCGAGATTGGCGGCAAGATGCGGTCGGTGCTGATGCATGCGCCCAAGAACGGCTTCTTCTATGCGCTGGACCGCGAGACCGGGAAATTCATCTCGGCCGGCGAGTTCGCCAAGCAGAATTGGGCCAAGCGGATCGATCCGGTCACCGGCCGACCCGAGATCAATCCCGAGGCGCAATATCCGAACGGCAAGCCGTTCATGATGTACCCCTTCCCCAATGGCGCGCATGGCGTCCAGGCGATGGCGTTCAGTCCCAAGACGAACCTCAGCTATATTCCGGTGATGGAGGGCGGCCGCGTGTTCGTCGATCCGGCCAATGTGAAGGACTGGACCTACAAGCCGGGGATGATGGTCAATACCGGTCTGGGCGCGCCGCCGGCCAATCTGGTGCCGCCCGCCGCGGTGAGCAAGCTGGTCGCCTTCGACGTCGCCAACAACAAGGTCGCCTGGTCGGTGCCGCAACCTGGCGTGTTCAATGGCGGCATCATGGCGACCGGTGGCGGCCTGCTGTTCCAGGGCACCAATGACGGCAATTTCAACGCCTATTCCGCGACCGACGGGCGCAAGCTCTGGTCCTTCCCGGCGCAGAACGGCATATTGTCCGCGCCGATCAGCTATACGGTCGGCGGCAAGCAATATGTGTCGGTGATCACCGGTTTCCGCAGCAGCTTCCCCAACGTGCCCAACTGGGATTATCGCCAGCAGCAGCGCCGGGTGCTGACCTTTGCGATCGGCGGCACCAAAGCGCTGCCCAAGTTCGAGCCGGTGGACGAGCCGATCCAGGATGATCCGGCCTTCATCGTCGACGCCGCCAAGGCCAAGGTCGGCGGCGGCATATACAATAGCAGCTGCGTCATCTGTCATGGCGCGGGCATGATGGCGGGCGGCGCCGCGCCCGACCTGCGCAAGTCGGCGGTGCCGCTGGACGCGGAGACGTTCAAGTCGGTGGTGCATGACGGGGCGCTGATGGCGCGCGGCATGGGCGCCTTCGAGCAATTGAGCGACGCCGATCTGGAAGGGCTGCGCCATTATATCCGCCAGCGCGCGCGGGAAACCGCGCCCAAGGCGAACTGA
- a CDS encoding carboxylesterase/lipase family protein, with translation MSTTSGPIRGVMRDDVRFFGGIPYAAPPVGANRWRAPQPVRSWKTERDATGFAADCPQPQRKGDAAFPQDENCLTLNVASPDLGARKLPVLFVAHGGAYFVGSGREPFRNGMPPLVKRGVVLVAPNYRIGRLGFFAHPALTKEAPKATANFWLMDQVAALHWVRQNIARFGGDPDNVTIIGCSAGGSSINALMATPMARGLFARASAHSAGGLFNANRPLPQAQEQGLAFAQRTGVTGDGSPSLAALRRLSVAQVLAGDSGAPDFGATVDGSWLPAPLSTLFARGQIAHVPLISGSTSNEASVFGLMGFGRAEMARRFGIDLSAVSASYNLSEEAELLRQVQTDFLFTSAALGMTQLAARAGLPARAYQFDFVPPEQRSSKPGADHCADRLFWLGQSPSADAESRALARTMSGWMLNYVRSGDPNGPGLPPWPASQDGRTNPLVIGQHIAATPDFRARQLAPWFDKWQRESGQSFGWTPTP, from the coding sequence TTGTCCACCACGTCCGGGCCGATCCGCGGCGTGATGCGCGACGATGTCCGCTTCTTTGGCGGCATCCCCTATGCCGCGCCGCCGGTCGGCGCCAATCGCTGGCGCGCACCGCAACCGGTCCGCTCCTGGAAGACCGAGCGTGACGCTACAGGCTTTGCTGCCGATTGCCCCCAGCCACAGCGCAAAGGGGACGCCGCCTTCCCCCAGGATGAAAATTGCCTGACCCTCAACGTCGCCTCGCCCGACCTTGGCGCCCGCAAATTGCCGGTGCTGTTCGTCGCCCATGGTGGCGCCTATTTCGTCGGCTCGGGTCGGGAGCCGTTCCGCAACGGCATGCCGCCGCTGGTCAAGCGGGGTGTCGTCCTCGTCGCCCCCAATTACCGCATCGGGCGGCTCGGCTTCTTCGCCCATCCCGCCTTGACAAAAGAAGCGCCCAAGGCGACCGCCAATTTCTGGCTGATGGACCAGGTCGCGGCGCTGCACTGGGTCAGGCAGAATATCGCCCGCTTCGGCGGCGATCCCGACAATGTGACCATCATCGGCTGTTCGGCAGGCGGCTCCAGCATCAATGCGCTGATGGCGACGCCGATGGCCAGGGGCCTGTTCGCCCGCGCCAGCGCCCATTCGGCCGGCGGCCTGTTCAACGCCAACCGCCCCCTGCCCCAGGCGCAGGAACAGGGACTGGCCTTTGCCCAGCGCACCGGCGTGACCGGCGATGGCTCGCCATCGCTCGCTGCCCTGCGCAGGCTCAGCGTCGCACAGGTGCTGGCCGGCGACAGCGGCGCGCCGGACTTTGGCGCAACCGTCGATGGCAGCTGGCTCCCTGCTCCCCTTTCCACCCTGTTCGCAAGGGGCCAGATCGCGCATGTCCCGCTGATCAGCGGATCGACCAGCAACGAAGCCAGCGTCTTTGGCCTGATGGGCTTTGGCCGGGCCGAAATGGCGCGCCGCTTCGGCATCGATCTGTCGGCCGTGTCCGCCAGCTATAACCTGTCCGAAGAGGCGGAATTGCTGCGCCAGGTGCAAACCGATTTCCTGTTCACCTCGGCGGCGCTCGGCATGACCCAGCTGGCGGCCCGCGCCGGCCTGCCGGCGCGCGCCTATCAGTTCGATTTCGTGCCGCCCGAGCAGCGCAGTTCGAAACCCGGCGCAGACCATTGCGCCGACCGGCTGTTCTGGCTCGGCCAGTCCCCCTCGGCCGATGCGGAAAGCCGGGCACTCGCCAGAACCATGTCAGGCTGGATGCTGAACTATGTGCGGAGCGGCGATCCTAACGGCCCCGGCCTGCCGCCATGGCCCGCCAGCCAGGACGGTCGCACCAACCCACTGGTCATCGGCCAGCATATCGCCGCCACCCCGGACTTCCGCGCCCGCCAGCTCGCCCCCTGGTTCGACAAATGGCAGCGGGAAAGTGGCCAGTCCTTCGGCTGGACGCCCACGCCATGA
- a CDS encoding TetR/AcrR family transcriptional regulator: MTTDKDMADLKENGDRPQTYSSPAIIERRRRILEETRKVIAEQGIAALSMNEIGQRAGVAKRTLYNAFQTRERMIATAIQEYFDEYVSRIVYSSPPGTMQHNLERMISVVQRNREIRNYIKAIMALYFSSDVDRDIWTAMHSPAIHHNKQWIEALDAAKQLQPWVQVDKLVDDLVRFEYATINDWAQGRIPDDEVIVRLVSSYLSCLLGSLKGAARKEVEALIKDIAERGMDALPMSPKTKTKAA; the protein is encoded by the coding sequence TTGACGACGGACAAGGACATGGCTGACCTCAAGGAAAATGGCGATCGGCCGCAGACCTATTCCAGTCCGGCGATCATCGAACGCCGTCGCCGGATATTGGAGGAAACGCGCAAGGTGATCGCCGAGCAGGGGATCGCGGCGCTGAGCATGAACGAGATCGGCCAGCGCGCGGGCGTCGCCAAGCGGACGCTCTACAACGCCTTTCAGACCCGTGAGCGCATGATCGCCACCGCGATCCAGGAATATTTCGACGAATATGTCAGCCGCATCGTCTATTCGAGCCCGCCCGGCACGATGCAGCATAATCTGGAGCGGATGATCTCGGTCGTCCAGCGCAACCGGGAGATCCGCAATTATATCAAGGCGATCATGGCGCTCTATTTCAGTTCGGATGTCGACCGCGACATCTGGACCGCGATGCACTCGCCGGCCATCCATCATAACAAGCAGTGGATCGAGGCGCTCGACGCCGCGAAGCAACTGCAACCCTGGGTGCAGGTCGACAAGCTGGTCGATGATCTGGTGCGCTTCGAATATGCGACGATCAATGATTGGGCACAGGGCCGCATCCCCGATGACGAGGTGATCGTCCGTCTGGTCAGCAGCTATCTGTCCTGCCTGCTCGGTTCGCTGAAGGGCGCGGCGCGCAAGGAAGTCGAAGCGCTGATCAAGGATATTGCCGAGCGCGGCATGGACGCGCTGCCGATGTCGCCCAAGACCAAGACGAAAGCGGCTTGA
- a CDS encoding enoyl-CoA hydratase/isomerase family protein: protein MTLRLEHDGAVAIVTLDRPDRRNAFTMAMRSEIATLFDDLAQDDGVRAVVLTGAGGHFCSGADTGEMGAADSAAFLKRMRALHRMIRAIMTMPKPVIAAVDGVCVGAGWSLALACDLILASPNASFAQLFGRIGYAPDAGAIWQLTRLVGPMRAKEIVYSGRTLTADEALQLGLILSIEAGRPIRDAAVDLATRLAKGPPVAHAMSKQLFEATTLSFDQFLDREFLVQPLLATTADHREGLAATRDKRAPNFIGR, encoded by the coding sequence ATGACCTTACGGCTGGAGCATGACGGCGCAGTGGCGATCGTGACGCTCGATCGCCCCGACCGGCGCAATGCGTTCACCATGGCGATGCGCAGCGAGATCGCCACGCTGTTCGACGATCTCGCCCAGGATGACGGGGTTCGGGCGGTCGTCCTGACCGGCGCAGGCGGGCATTTCTGCTCGGGCGCCGATACCGGCGAAATGGGCGCCGCCGACAGTGCCGCTTTCCTCAAGCGGATGCGCGCGCTCCACCGCATGATCCGCGCCATCATGACCATGCCCAAGCCGGTCATCGCAGCGGTCGACGGCGTCTGCGTCGGTGCCGGCTGGAGCCTGGCGCTCGCCTGCGACCTGATCCTCGCCAGCCCGAACGCCAGCTTCGCCCAGTTGTTCGGCCGGATAGGCTATGCCCCCGACGCCGGCGCCATCTGGCAATTGACCCGGCTGGTCGGCCCGATGCGCGCGAAGGAAATCGTCTATAGCGGCCGGACGCTGACCGCCGATGAAGCCTTGCAGCTCGGCCTCATCCTCTCGATCGAGGCAGGCCGCCCGATCCGCGATGCCGCCGTCGACCTGGCCACCCGCCTTGCGAAGGGGCCGCCTGTCGCGCATGCGATGAGCAAACAGTTGTTCGAGGCGACCACGCTATCCTTCGACCAGTTCCTCGACCGCGAGTTCTTGGTCCAGCCGCTGCTGGCGACCACCGCCGATCATCGCGAGGGGCTGGCCGCAACGCGGGACAAGCGCGCCCCGAACTTCATCGGCCGATAA
- a CDS encoding alcohol dehydrogenase catalytic domain-containing protein, translated as MKAAIYPGDGQPIVIANLPDPRPAMGELLIRVHRCGICGTDLSMTRGGMWDYGRGVQIGHEYAGEVVDVGAGVDRFRAGDRVAVMPSIGCGQCTPCQEHGNPVLCGAKPGGAMRGFAEFAVVPAGAAVRLPETLSLADGALIEPLAVSLYGARFADIRPGDPVLVLGGGTVALYAIYWARRLGAGRIVVLSRSARRRDLAIAMGADAFFSFGDEEKGQVIEALGGAPRIVFEAVGVDGMLGRAVNHVAPFGRIVSLGFCTAPDAIIPALASYKCVNLQFAVGYRMAEFLHIADQMDKGHVDPKTIISNAIALDQLPAMMATLRGTNEETKVHVRCG; from the coding sequence ATGAAGGCGGCCATCTATCCGGGCGATGGTCAGCCGATCGTCATCGCCAACCTGCCCGATCCGCGACCGGCCATGGGGGAATTGCTGATCCGCGTCCACCGCTGCGGCATCTGTGGCACCGACCTGTCGATGACCAGGGGGGGCATGTGGGATTATGGCCGCGGCGTACAGATCGGCCATGAATATGCCGGCGAAGTGGTGGACGTTGGCGCGGGTGTCGATCGCTTTCGGGCTGGTGACAGGGTTGCGGTCATGCCCTCGATCGGCTGCGGCCAGTGCACTCCCTGCCAGGAACATGGTAATCCGGTATTGTGCGGCGCAAAGCCGGGCGGCGCGATGCGGGGCTTTGCCGAATTTGCGGTGGTGCCGGCCGGTGCGGCGGTACGCCTGCCCGAAACCCTGTCCCTGGCCGATGGCGCGCTGATCGAACCGCTGGCCGTCAGCCTGTATGGCGCGCGCTTTGCCGATATCCGCCCCGGCGACCCGGTGCTGGTGCTCGGCGGCGGCACGGTTGCGCTCTATGCCATCTACTGGGCGCGGCGATTGGGGGCGGGGCGGATCGTGGTCCTGTCGCGATCCGCCCGGCGGCGCGATCTGGCGATCGCCATGGGTGCCGATGCCTTCTTTTCTTTTGGCGACGAGGAAAAGGGGCAGGTGATCGAAGCGCTGGGCGGCGCGCCCCGGATCGTGTTCGAGGCTGTCGGGGTGGACGGGATGCTGGGGCGGGCGGTGAACCATGTCGCGCCATTCGGGCGGATCGTGTCGCTGGGCTTCTGCACGGCGCCGGATGCGATCATTCCGGCGCTGGCATCCTATAAATGCGTCAACCTGCAATTTGCCGTCGGCTACCGCATGGCGGAATTCCTCCACATTGCCGACCAGATGGACAAGGGGCATGTCGACCCCAAGACGATCATCAGCAACGCGATCGCGCTGGATCAATTGCCGGCGATGATGGCGACGCTGCGCGGGACCAATGAAGAGACCAAGGTGCATGTCCGTTGCGGCTAG
- a CDS encoding sulfotransferase family protein: protein MMSNGYEPPLRFAAALDQLHDLVTAETGHDDFGPDDYLPGLRVLLRSMDYDPRFTVAGRRTAWGHVVGVLRGRASAIAAMKAHPGFDARPILSPVVITGVPRTGTTALHRLMAVDPRFQGLQSWLLDTPRPRPPVESWQDDADFRRSVALLERRYVDAPAKRAAHHVAAEEVHECCMLLRQSFVSNLWSCGWSAASYDAWWCAQSEAAGYDHYRRCVQLIGANDPDKRWLLKNPGHIENLDLLFAVFPDARVIQTHRDPARALPSLVSLLMAGHGAMEDGRAAERGALMLARETAKWSHAVRKAEKVAERHPGQLLDIVHGDFHAQPMAVLERIYAFIGMEMPDATRMAMAQRIADKPEMQHGVHRYSIADYGMSAQEVRSAFGDYVARFDLAETGR from the coding sequence ATGATGTCGAACGGATATGAACCGCCGCTACGCTTCGCCGCCGCGCTCGATCAGCTGCACGATCTGGTGACGGCGGAAACCGGCCATGATGATTTTGGCCCTGACGATTATCTGCCGGGGCTTCGCGTGCTGCTCCGGTCGATGGATTATGATCCGCGCTTTACCGTGGCGGGGCGGCGCACTGCCTGGGGACATGTGGTGGGCGTTCTGCGCGGCCGGGCAAGTGCGATCGCGGCGATGAAGGCGCATCCGGGCTTCGATGCCCGGCCGATCCTGAGCCCTGTCGTCATCACCGGCGTGCCGCGCACCGGGACCACGGCGCTGCATCGGTTGATGGCGGTCGATCCGCGCTTCCAGGGTCTGCAAAGCTGGCTGCTCGATACGCCGCGTCCGCGTCCACCGGTCGAAAGCTGGCAGGACGATGCCGATTTCCGCCGTTCGGTCGCCTTGCTGGAGCGGCGCTATGTCGATGCGCCAGCCAAGCGGGCCGCGCATCATGTCGCGGCCGAGGAAGTGCATGAATGCTGCATGCTGCTGCGCCAGTCCTTTGTTTCCAACCTGTGGAGCTGCGGCTGGTCGGCGGCAAGCTATGACGCGTGGTGGTGCGCGCAGAGCGAGGCGGCGGGCTATGACCATTATCGCCGCTGTGTGCAGTTGATCGGCGCCAACGACCCGGACAAGCGCTGGCTGCTCAAGAATCCTGGCCATATCGAAAATCTAGACCTGCTCTTTGCCGTCTTTCCCGATGCAAGGGTGATCCAGACCCATCGCGATCCGGCCAGGGCATTGCCTTCGCTCGTGTCGTTGCTGATGGCGGGGCATGGCGCGATGGAGGACGGGCGGGCGGCCGAGCGCGGCGCGCTGATGCTGGCACGCGAAACGGCCAAATGGTCCCATGCCGTGCGCAAGGCGGAAAAGGTGGCGGAACGCCATCCGGGCCAATTGCTCGATATCGTCCATGGCGATTTCCATGCGCAGCCCATGGCCGTGCTGGAGCGAATCTATGCCTTTATCGGCATGGAGATGCCCGATGCGACGCGCATGGCCATGGCACAGCGGATCGCGGACAAGCCCGAGATGCAGCATGGCGTTCATCGCTATTCGATCGCTGACTATGGCATGAGTGCGCAAGAGGTGCGGTCGGCGTTTGGCGATTATGTGGCGCGCTTCGACCTGGCGGAGACAGGACGATGA
- a CDS encoding enoyl-CoA hydratase/isomerase family protein: protein MSAPSEDPELLFELREDGVAVITLNRPRAKNTVSFTMWEQFSAALDRLENATPARMLILCGAEGYFSNGGDVKLPPARGEGALRLAARLEMGQRIIRRLRALPIPTVAAVEGGAYGVSWSLAMACDMIFAADNARFGAPFLDFGLVPDGGAAWFLTKQLGRARAAEIIFSGRTLEAAEALSLGLVSRLVPPGEAVAQALALGATIGGGNAHAVELTKRLLDQAESGDLSANHALELVYCHTCQAGEEVPRAREAFKARAAAKAAAKGATGAKE, encoded by the coding sequence ATGAGCGCGCCGAGCGAAGACCCCGAACTGTTGTTCGAGCTGCGCGAGGATGGTGTCGCCGTCATCACCCTCAACCGGCCGCGCGCGAAGAACACCGTCTCCTTCACCATGTGGGAGCAGTTTTCCGCTGCGCTCGACCGGCTGGAAAATGCGACGCCGGCACGGATGCTGATATTGTGCGGGGCGGAGGGCTATTTCAGCAATGGCGGCGACGTGAAGCTGCCGCCAGCGCGGGGCGAGGGCGCGTTGCGGCTCGCCGCTCGGCTGGAGATGGGGCAGCGGATCATCCGCCGGCTGCGCGCGCTGCCGATCCCGACCGTAGCGGCGGTGGAGGGCGGCGCCTATGGCGTGTCCTGGAGCCTGGCGATGGCCTGCGACATGATTTTCGCTGCTGACAATGCGCGGTTCGGTGCGCCGTTCCTGGATTTCGGGCTGGTGCCCGATGGCGGCGCGGCCTGGTTCCTGACCAAGCAACTGGGGCGGGCACGCGCGGCCGAGATCATCTTTTCGGGGCGGACATTGGAGGCGGCCGAGGCGCTGAGCCTGGGGCTGGTCAGCCGGCTGGTCCCGCCGGGCGAGGCGGTCGCGCAGGCGCTGGCGCTGGGCGCGACGATCGGTGGCGGCAATGCCCATGCGGTCGAACTGACCAAGCGGCTGCTGGATCAGGCGGAAAGCGGCGACCTGTCGGCCAATCATGCGCTGGAACTGGTCTATTGCCATACCTGCCAGGCGGGGGAGGAAGTGCCCCGCGCCCGCGAGGCGTTCAAGGCACGAGCAGCGGCGAAGGCTGCCGCGAAGGGCGCAACTGGGGCGAAGGAATAA